TCGGCGCGCGCGCCATCCTCGTCACCGACATCGCAGCCTGCCGCCTGTAGTCGAGCCCGCGAGGAGCAATCATGAGTGACGTCGACGCCTACCGTCCCTTCGTCCCGCGACGCGGGCGGGCGATGGCGTTCACCGCGGCGGCGCTGTCCGTCGTCGTGTTCGGCATCGTCGCGTTCGTCCTCGTGCCCGGTGGCGGTGCGACGGGGTGGACGACGATGGACAAGTGGTCGCTGTTCTTCCTCGGGTGTGCCATCGGCTGGATGCTGTCGCGCTGGGGGCTCGTCAAGGCAGTGCCGAACGAGCGCGGCCTCAAGGTGCGCAACCTCATCCTCACGCGTGAGATCGAGTGGGCCGAGATCCTCGGCGTCCAGTTCGGCGGCGGGCGGGCCTGGGCGACGCTCGACCTCGCCGACACCGAGCAGCTCGCCGTCATGGCCATCCAGCGCGCTGACGGCCCGTCGGCCGAGGCGGAGGCCTCGCGCCTCGCGGCCCTCGTCGAGGTCGCTCGTCAGCGTGCCGCGGCCGCGGCGGGCGCGCACGACTGACGCTCGTTCAGCCCCGAATGGGGTCGTCCGGCACGCGAACGAGCGCGTCGGGGCGCGGTGGGTGCGCCGCGAACCAGGCGTCCTCCTGCAACTCCCACGCGAGCCAGTAGGGCACGAACGTCTCGCCGTCGCGCTCCAGCGCGCGCCGCTTGCGTGTCTCGCGCTCGGCCTCCAGCCACAGGGCGGCGTGGGCGAGCGACCGTCCGACCCAGGTCGCGCCGACGCCTTCGACGATGAGCGGACGATCGGGTGTGATTGTGACGCGTCCTCGCGCCGCCGTGCCCGGCCAGTGGGTCGGCAGGTAGGTGCTCGCGTTGTGGCGTGACCACTGCTCGGCGATGTGACGGGCCCGCACGAGCCCCGCCGACAGCCCGTCCCAGTCGCGGTACAGATCGTCGAGGTGGACGATCTGGGCGTCCACGTGACGATCGTGCAGAGCGCCGGCGAGCTGCGTCTTGCCCGAGCCGGAGCGGCCGTCGATCGTGACGAGCCAGCGCGGGCGCGTCATCCGCGCCTCGACGTGCGCGAGGGCGTCGTCGTGTTCGACGTGCGGCACGCACGCGAGGGCGGCGGCCTCGGGACGCACGGGGGCCGAGAGCGAGCCGGCGCGTGCGTCATCCACGGATCAAACCTATCGGCGCTGCGTCGCCGTGGCCTCTAATCTGGTGCCATGACTGTTGCCGTGCGTGTCATCCCGTGCCTCGACGTCGACGCCGGCCGCGTCGTCAAGGGCGTCAACTTCGAGAACCTGCGCGACGCGGGCGACCCCGTCGAGCTCGCCGCGAAGTACGGCGCCCAGGGCGCCGACGAGTTGACGTTCCTCGACGTGACGGCGAGCTCCTCGGATCGTTCGACGACGTACGACGTCGTCTCGCGCACCGCGGAGCAGGTCTTCATCCCGCTGACGGTCGGGGGAGGCGTGCGCACGGTCGACGACGTCGACCGGTTGCTGCGCGCCGGCGCCGACAAGGTCGGCATCAACACGGGCGCCATCGCTCGCCCCGCGGTCATCGGGGAGATCGCCGACCGGTTCGGCGCGCAGGTGCTCGTCCTGTCGGCCGACGTGCGCCGCGTCGATGGCCACTACGTCGTGACGACGCACGGTGGGCGTCGCGCGAGCGACCTCGACGCCGTCGAATGGTGTGCTCGCGCGGAGGCGCTGGGCGCCGGGGAGATTCTGCTCAACTCGATGGACGCCGACGGCACGAAGGCCGGCTTCGACCTCGACCTCGTCGACGCCGTGCGCCGCGAGGTCAGCGTCCCGCTCATCGCGAGCGGCGGCGCGGGCGCCGTCGAGCACTTCGAGCCGGCCGTCGCGCACGGCGCTGACGCGGTGCTCGCCGCGTCGGTGTTCCACTACGGCGAGCTGACGATCGGTGACGTCAAGGGTGCCCTTGCGGCGGCGGGGCACCCGGTGCGCTGACGCTCCGTCGTGCGCTGACGCTCAGATGCCGCGCGGTTCAGCGACGAACCGGTTGATGTCGTCGGGCTCGCCCTCGAACTCGACGAAGCTCATCCGCCCGGCCAGGTGCAGCAGCACCTCGCTCGGCTGGCCGGCGACGATGAACTCGCCGATCGGCTCCGACGGCGAGTTGAGCGCCAGCGGCGCGTGCCCCGGGCACAGCGCCGCGACGCGCATCGCCGAGCGGCGCAGCGTCATCCGTGCGGCCGTGGGCAATGCGTCGTAGAGCGCGTTCTGCAGGTCGGCGCCCAGCACGCGGACGCCGTCCTGGTCGGCGGCCGGCAGCTGAGCGCGCAGGATGTCCTCGTGGTGGATGAAGTACTCCTGCAGGTTCGCGTGCGCATCGACGGCGGGGATGCGGAACGGCGAGAACTCGTGCGGACCCTTGCGCACCATGTCGACGAGATCCTCGAACGGGCGCAACGCGTAGCGCTCCCGGGTGCGTTCGGACGCGTCGCGCACCTGGGGCACGAGGATACCGAGGGCCTCCGGGCGGCGCTCACGCATCGCGAGGTGTGCCATGAGATCCCTGACATTCCAGCCGACGCACAGCGTCGGCGCGTCCGGGCCGAGGCGCAGGGCGGTGTCGCACAGGGCATGACGTTCGGCTTGGGCATACTTGCGCATGCCGCAATGTTGTCACCTGCGCGAATGCGCGAGCAAAGGAACCCCACGTGACCTCAGCCGACCTGGCCCCTGACGCCTCACCTGTGCGCGTGGCCGCCGCCGGCGCCCGCGAGCAGTGGCGAGCGTTCACGCCCGCCGTCATCGGCGCGACGGCATACGGCATCCTCACCGTCCTCACCGCCCGCGTCATCGGCCACCTCGTCGCGGACGTCGTCACGCCGGCGGTGCGCGATCGTCACCTGGACGGTGCGATGGTCTGGCAGATCGTGTGGCAGCTCGGCGGCGTCGTCGCGCTCAACGCGGCCGCCGTCATCCTGCGCCGCATCGCGGCGGGCGTGGCGTACAACAACCTCATCGCCTCGACGCGGCGGCAGGTGACGCGCGCCTACCAGCTACTGCCCATGCGCTGGCACCTCGCGCACCCGTCGGGTCAGCTGCTGTCGCACGCGAACTCGGACGTCGAGGCGATCTGGAACATCTTCCAGCCGCTGCCGATGGCGCTCGGCGTCGCCGTCATGCTGGCGTTCGGGTTCGTCTCGATCTTCCTCGTCGACGTGTGGCTCGGCGTCGTCGCGCTCGTCGTGTTCCCGCTGCTGATCGTCATCAACTACTGGTTCCAGGTCGTCATGCGCGCCCGCGTGGAAGCGTCGCAGGCCGCGCGAGCGCGCGTCAGCGCCGTCGCGGACGAGAGCTTCGACGGCGCACTCGTCGTCAAGGCGCTCGGGCGAGCGGACGCGGAGGTGTCCCGGTTCGGTGACGCCGCGGGCGAGCTGCGCGACGCCAACGTCAGGCTCGGACGTACCGAGGGCATCTTCGACCCGATGACGAACGCGCTGCCGACGATCGGTTCGCTGCTCGTGGTCCTCGTCGGCGCCGAGCGGGTCGCGTCAGGCGCGATCACGGCGGCCGACGTCGTCGAGGTGGCGTACCTGTTCAACCTGCTCGCATGGCCGGTGCGTGCGTTCGGCTGGATCCTGTTCAGCCTGCCGCAGGTCGCGATCGGGTGGAAGCGCGTCAAGCCGATCCTCGACGAGGCGGGCTCGACAGTGGTGCCCGCCCGCACGCTGGAGCTACCCGGTGGGCCGATCGCCGTCGACGTCGAGCACGTGACGTTCCGTCACGACGCGCGGCCGGCGGCGGGGGCTGATGCTGAGGGCGAGTCGGAGGACGGTGCCGACGTGGCCGAGGGCCTTCAGGAGCGGCGCGCAGCGTTGACCGACGTGACGCTGCGCGTGCCCGCGGGCGGATCGCTCGCCGTCGTCGGGGCGACGGGTGCCGGCAAGACGACGCTCGCTCAGGTCATCGCGGGGCTGACGACGCCCGATTCGGGCAGCGTGCTCTATGACGGCGTGCCCGCCGCGCATGCCGTGGCACGCGAGGAGCGGGTGGCGCTCGCGACGCAGGAGGCGTTCGTGTTCAACGAGTCGACGCGTGAGAACGTCGCGCTGGGGCGCGCCGGTGTGGATGCGGGGGCTATCGATGCGGCGCTCGGTGTCGCGCACGCCAAGGGGTTCGTCGCGGCGCTGCCGGAGGGGGAGGACACGTCGCTCGGCGAGCGCGGATCGCGGCTCTCTGGCGGTCAGCGTCAGCGCGTGGCGCTCGCGCGCGTGCTCGCGGGACGCCCCGGGCTCGTCGTGCTCGACGATGCGACGAGTGCCATCGACCCCGCGGTCGAAGGGCAGATCCTCACGTCCCTCGAGGAGGCGACGGACGGCTGCACAAGCGTCATCATCGCGCACCGCCGCTCGAGCATCCTGCTCGCCGACGAGGTCGCGTTCCTCGACGCCGGGCGCGTCGTCGCTCAAGGCACGCACGAAGAACTCATGGCGACGCAGCCGGCTTATGCGCTGTTGCTCACGGCGTACGAGACGCAGGACTCTTCAGCGTCCGGGGACGAGTCTGAGGGCGGGGGCCAAGGCGACTCAGACCGCGGCGCATCGGACGGGGCGACATCGGCTCCGCCTCATGCGGGGTCGGACGAGGCGCCCGCGGGGCAGGGGATCGCAGGGCAGACGGGGGTGTTCCACGAATCGGGTGAAGCGGACGAACGCGGCGCGTTGGGAGCCATGACCGCGGCACCCGAAGCGTCGGTCGTCGATGCCGTCCGCGAGGAAGGCGAGGCGCGATGAAGCGGCGCTCGACAGCCGCCACGGAGACAGCCGCCACGGCGCAGGCGGCGGGCGCGACTCCCGTCGTCAGTGATCGCGGCACCCTTCGGCGCGGCCTGCAGCTCGCACCCGAGATGACGCGTGGGCTCGGGTGGACCCTGCTGCTCGCTCTCGTCGCGACGACGAGCAACGTCATCGTCCCCATGACGATCCAGCGCGCGATCGATGACGGCATCCTCGCGCCGGGCGGCATCGACCTCGGTGTCGTGCGCTGGACGTGTGCGCTCGCGGTGGTCGGCGTCGTCGTCGCCGGGCTGTGCTCGTACGTGATGAACGTGCGGCTGTTCAAGGCGTCGGAGGCGGGTCTCGCGACGTTGCGCGTCAAGGCGTTCGCGCACGTGCATGCGCTGTCGACGTTGACGCTCAACGCATCGCGGCGCGGTTCGATGGTCTCGCGCGTGACGAGTGACGTCGACCAGATCTCGATGTTCGTGCAGCGCGGCGGCATGATGCTCATCGTCTCGATCGGGCAGTTGCTCGTCGCGACGGCCCTGATGCTGTGGTACTCGCCGCTGCTGACGGCCGTCGTGTGGGCGACGTTCGTGCCGCTCGTGTTCCTGCTGCGGCACTTCCAGCGCGTCGTCGGGCGGGCGTACGGCGTCGTGCGTGAGCGCGTCGCGGACATGCTCAGTGCGATCTCGGAGTCGGTCGCGGGTGCCGCGACTGTGCGGTTGTTCGGGGTGCAGGAGCGCACGCAGGCGCGCATGGACGAGACGATCGAACGTCAGCGTCGTGCGGCCATCAGCGCGCAGATCCGCGCGGTCGGTGCGTTCGTGTCCGGGCAGGGCATCTCGGGGCTCGCGCTCGTCCTCGTGCTCGCCGTCGGCGCGTGGCAGGGGGCGCACGGGCGGATGAGCGTCGGTGAGATCACGGCGTTCGTGTTCCTGACGAACCTGTTCACGCAGCCGGTGCAGACGGCGACGGAGGTGCTCAACGACCTGCAGAACGCGCTCGCCGGGTGGCGTCGCATCATCGAGGTGCTCGACACGCCACTCGAGGTCGAGCCGCCCACCGAGCCGGTGACGTTGCCGCGAGGGCCCGTCGGGGTCGAATTCAATGACGTGACGTTCGCGTATCGCGCGGGCGACAAGCCCGCTATCGTCGGGCTGACGGCGTCGGTGGCCGCAGGTCGTCGTGTCGCCGTCGTCGGTGAGACCGGTTCGGGCAAGAGCACGCTCGCGAAGTTGCTGACACGACTCGTCGATCCGTCCGACGGTGTCGTGCGTCTCGGAGCCGTCGATCTGCGCGACCTCGACGACGCGTCGCTACGCGCGTCCGTCGCGTACCTGCCGCAGGAAGGGTTCTTGTTCGACGGCACGATCGCCGACAACGTGCGCTTCGCGCGCCCCGACCTGTCGAATGAGGACGTCGCCGCCGCGTTCGACGCCATCGGCTGCGGCGCGTGGTTGGCGGGGCAGCCCGCCGGAGTACAGACGCAGGTCGGCGCTCGCGGCGGGCGGTTGAGTGCGGGGGAGCGGCAGCTCGTGGCGCTCGCGCGCACGTACGTCGCGGGCCCTGACGTGCTCGTGCTCGACGAGGCGACCTCCAGCGTCGATCCCACGACGGACGTCGCCGTGGGTCGAGCGCTCGATCAGTTGATGACCGGCCGCACGAGCGTCGTCATCGCGCACCGCCTCGCGAGCGCCGAGAGTGCCGACGAGGTGTGGGTCATGGACGCAGGGCGCCTCGTGCAGCGAGGCCCGCACACGGCGCTCGTCGCCGCCGGCGGGCCCTATGCGCGCCTGCACGCCGGCTGGGTGGCGTCGCACGCGCATTGACGTCTGGGCCATGGCAATCTGTCCCGAGTGGCCCGAGCGCCGGGCGCCCGATGGCGGGTAACACGGAGGCAGGTTGCTACTCGCCATCGCGTGAGTTACCCGCCATCCTGCTCGGCGCTCGCTGATTCGTCATCGCCTCGGCTCGTCGCCGAGTTGCCTCCCGGAAGGTGGTCCGCCGGCAGGGAGCGTCGGTCGAAGTCCGACGTGAGCCACCTCTCGAGTGATTCGTCGGGGAAGGTTGGCGGTGACCGGCCGGTGACGGCGGGGTCTGCCGTGGCGGAGGTGATCCGGTCGAGGCGGAAAACGCGCCAGTCGCGACGGTGCAGGTCATGGCGGAGGAGGTACCAGCGGCCCTCGCGGATGAAGCAGATGAGCGGTTGCACCTGTCGATCGCAGACACGGCCGTCGCCGTCGGAATGGCGAAGTGCACGATGCCACGTTGGGCGGCTGTCGACGAGCAGACCGTGCAGGCGCGCGTCGACAGGCTCGAGCCCACTCGTCAGCACGTTGGTCGCCGTCGCGGTCGCGACGGCTCGTCGACGCAGCGACCCCGGCAGCAGGCGTTCGAGCTTGGCGCGCACGACTGTGGCGTCCGTCGCCCCGGGGCTGTCTCCTTCGAGACCTGCCCCCTCGAGCACGAGCAGGGCCGTGACGAGGGTGGACACCTCGTCGGCGTCGAGTACGAGGGGCGGGATCGTGACGCCCGAGTCCAGGCGGTAGCCGCCGCCGGGACCGGGCGTGACCGCACGCTGTAACCGAGGCTGCGCAAGCTAGCGACACCGCGTCGGACGGATCGCGGCCCCGTGGCAAGACGCATGGCGAGATCAGCCACGGAGCACCATCGGCCCGTCTGGAGCAGACCCAACGATTCGAGGGTACGCGACGAAGGACTCGTGACGGGCTTGTGGGACATGCGTTCATTGTCGTGCGAGATGAGGACCGGAACCGTCTGCATCTGGTCCTAGCGTCATTCCACGAGGGCGCGGGCACACCGCCGCTCAGGAAAGGGTGATCGATGCGCATCGCCATCACGACACCCAATGGAAACGTGGGTCGCCACCTGATTCGTATGCTCGTCCGAGTCGGGGTACGGCCCGTGCTCTTGGCACGGCATCCCGCGCAGATCGCGCGGGAACTGCGCCCCCTCGTCGACATCGTCGAGGCGGATTCGCTGGACCGCGACGAGGTCGTCGCCGCGACTCGCGGGATTGATGCCGTGTACTGGGTGAATCCGAGCCCGATGACCGCTGATCCGCTCGCTGAGCATGCTCGGGCGAGCGAGGCAATCGTGGGTGCCGTCCGCGCGAACGGCATCAGGCGCGTCGTGTTCCACAGCAGCGTGGGGGCAGAGAAGCGCCACTGTGTGGGAGGGATCGACGGCCTTGCCGCGACGGAGTTGTCGCTCGACGCGCTCGACGTCGACGTCACGCACCTGCGGTGCGGTTATTTCTTCTCCAACCTCACCCGGCACCTGGCGGCGATCCGCCAGGGCGAAACCGACACGGTGCTCCGGGTTGATCACGCATTCAGCTGGGTGGCGCCGCGTGACGTCGCCGAGATGGCGGCACTCTGCCTCCTTGACGAGGGGTGGCAGGCGCGTCATGTCCGAGCGGTTCACGGGTCGCGGGATCTCTCGTGGCGCGACGTCACGCGCATTCTCTTCGACCACGTGGGAAATGCGGTGGCGGCGCGCCAGATCAGCGATGCGGCGTGATGTCCCGCTACCTGGGGCCGGGCTCGCCCGTGGTCTCGCGCAGGCGTTACTGGGGATGAGCACCGGAATCCGCGATGATTTCCGTCCCGAGCAGGGGCGGACCCCCGCCACCACGACGCCGACGCAGCTCGCGGGCTGGGTGTACGACGAGCTGCTGCCGATCATGGGTGCGTGACGATCGGGTTGGGCAGTCGCGTTTGAGGATCAGCTTTGGAAGCGCCGCCGGCGCCCGCGCGGGCGTGGTCAGTGAGAGCCGGCTCAATGGATCTTTCATGTGACGGAGCCTACCCCTATTCGAACATGTGTGCGATAATTGGGTCATGGAAACGCTAGAGATGACGGACGCGGCGAACATCGTCGCGCGTCTCTCTGAGCTGCCCGGTGAGGCTGTCCTGGCCGTTTGGGGCGAGCTGACGACGCGGGTCGCAGAGGAGGTTCTCACCGATCCGGCATCGCTCGTTCCGCTCACCGATGGAGGCGCGAGCCTGGACGGTCGGTTGGACGCCCTGATGAGTCACCGTCGCCACCTTGAACGCGCTGCGGCGCTCACACAACGTGTTGCACGCAGCGCCGAAGCGGTCACGCACATGCTGGCCTCCGAACACCATGACAGTGTGCGTCGCCACGACGTCCTCAGCGGCGAGGCGATGGGTGAGGGCGCGTCCGACGATTCTCGGGCCTACGACGTCGAGGCCGGCGAGTTCGCGGCCTCAGCGCTCGGCGGCGCACTCGGGCTGACGGCGCCCGCCGCCCGGGCGATGGCGGCGGGGGCTTCGACGCTGCGTGCGCGCCATCCCGGCCTGCTGGCGGCCTCGGCACGCGGAGACGGCTCCGTGCGGGTGGCGGCGATGCTGGCGGGGGAGCTCGCGCACCTCGAGGCGGACGCTGCGCGCTCCGTGGCACAGATGCTCATCGACAGCGGAGATCATCGACGCGCTCACCAGGCGGCGCGGCAGGCGTGCCGCAAGACCCTGCGTCGGCTCGGTCTCACTCGCCCTGCCGACGAGGTCGAGGTGGAGTCGACGCGCGGGGTGTGGTTCGAGCCGCACCTCGAGTTCGAGTCGCTGTGCACGATGACAGCCGTTCTCGACACCTACGACGCCACGGCCATCCAGGCCGTGATGGAGGAACGTGCGCGGCGCCTGCAGGAGAACTCTGCCCCCGGCGCTCGGCTTTTCGTCGGCGCAGCGCGGGCTGACGCGCTCACCGACCTCATCCTCGAGAACTGCACCGTGACGGCCACGCTGAACCTGCAGGTGCCGATCATCGCGCGACCTCCCGACCCGTCGAGATCCGCCGTCGCGGGGCTCCTCGACCCGCCGAGATCCACGGGCGTCCCGGACGCGGAGGACGTGTCCGACCTGCTTGACGCGAGGGTCCCTCGGCCCGCCATTGGAGTGCCGCCGGGTCATTCCCCGGCGTCGCCCGCAACGTCGTCGATGGTCCTGGGTGCCTGTGGCGTGCGCGGCGTCGGTGTTCTTTCTGCTGGCGTCGTCGCCCGCCTCGCCGCTACGGCTGGTGTGGGATTCACGGCGACGCTCGCGTCGCACCACGGGTGTGGTCGCATCACGACGCTGGCCACCACGACGGCTGCTCACCGCCCAAGTGTCGGCATCGCCAAGCTCGTGCGGGAGCGCGACGGCGTGTGCCGCTTCCCGTTCTGCGAAACGGCCGCCTCGCGGTGCGACCTCGACCACGTCATGCCGTTCGACCAGGGCGGGCCGACGAGCGCGACCAACCTGCAGGCGCTGTGTCGTCACCATCACCGCGCCAAGACCCACGGGGGCTTCCGCGTGAGGATGACGCCCGACGGCGTCTGCACGTGGCTGTCGCCCTCCGGTGCCCGCTGGGTCACCGAACCCGGCGGCATCACACACGCCGACGCCGTTCGCGCCGCCTGACGGCCCTCGCGGCCCTGCGGCCCCGGCTGCCTGCCGAACCCTGATCTCACGTGCTCCGCGCTCTCGGTGCGCCGCCGCTCAATCCTGGTCTGGCGAGGTCTGTGCCCGCTACCTACTGCTCGAACCTGGTCTGACGGCGCAGTCATTCCCCGGCCACAACCCGCGGCCCATTTCATGTCCCGGGCGCGTTCACTTTCCCGGGCGCAGCATCATCGACACGGCGGCACCACGCACGCCGGCGCCACACCTGTTCGCGCGGCCTGACGACTCGGTGACGCCCGCCTCCACCTCGCCAGTCGTGTCGGCGACACCGCGTCCGAACCCTCGCTCGGATGCCTGGGTGAGATCACGCTGAGGGAGAACTCCACCCGTTCATGCGACGTCAGCGTGGGATAAGGCCGCGCTGGATCCCCGCCGTCATCCGCCGTGCGCGGGTGCGGGGTCAGGCGCAGCTGCGTCCCCGTCGCGATCCGCGATGCGCGGGAGCGTGAGGTCAGGCGGCGTTGGGGCCCGCAGTGATCCGCGAGGTGCCAGCGCGAGACACCGCGACGGGTTGTCAGGGCCACTTGGCACAATGGCCCCCATGTCTTCGCCCGAGCCTTCATCGCCGCTCAGCCCTGACGTCGCGCAGCGCCTCAAGCGCGACGACGCGGGTCTCGTCGCCGCGATCATCCAGGACGACACGAACGGTGACGTGCTCATGCTCGGCTGGATGGACGACGAGGCGCTGCGCCGCACGCTGAGCGAGGGGCGCGTGACGTTCTGGTCGCGCAGCCGCGGCGAGTACTGGCGCAAGGGCGACACGTCGGGTCACGCGCAGTACGTGCGCAGCGTCGCTCTCGACTGCGACGGCGACGCGTTGCTCGTCCGCGTCGACCAGGTCGGCGCCGCATGCCACACCGGCGAACGCAGCTGCTTCTTCACCGACCTCGACGCCGCCGTCTGCAGTGATGGCGCGATCGCGTCCACCGGAACCGACGCTGACGCAGCTACCACGGCGCCCACCGGAACCGACGCTGCGGACGCAGCCACGACAACGTCAACCCCAACCGTCGCCGCAGACGTACCCGCCACCATGCCCACCCCCAGGAGCAACGCATGACTGCCGCAGCCGAGCCGGAGACGAGCCTCGCCGCCGACCTCACCTGGGGCGCGACGTGGCCGAGCGTCGAGTTGTTCGAGCACCTCGCGGGTGGGCGTCGCGTCATCCCCGTCGTGCGCAAGCTGCTCGCCGACGCGGAGACACCCATCGGCATCTACCGCAAGCTGGCGCGCGACGAGCCGGGCACGTTCCTGCTGGAATCGGCGGAGCACGGCGGCGTGTGGTCGCGCTACTCGTTCATCGGCGCCGCGAGCCGCGCGACGCTCACCGAGCGTGACGGCGACGTCGTCTGGCTCGGCGACGTGCCGACGGGGCTGCCGACGACAGGCCTGGCGGTCGATGCCCTACGCGCGTCCCTGCAGGCACTTCACACCGAACGCATCGCCGGCCTGCCGCCGCTGACGAGCGGTTTCGTCGGCGCGATCGGCTACGACGCGGTGCGTCGCTGGGAGAAGATCGGCAACCACGCCGACGACGTCCTCGCGATCCCCGACGTCACGATGTTGCTCGCCACGGATCTCGCCGTCATGGACCATCAGGACGGCTCGCTCCTGCTCGTCGCCAATGCCGTCAACTTCGACGGCCTCGAACCCGGCGCGCGCGCCGCGTACGACGACGCCGTCGCCCGCCTCGACGCGATGCAGACCCGCCTCGTCGAACCGGCGGCTTCGACGGTGGCGATCCCGCACGAGCGCGCCCAGGACGTGCGCAGCAGCCACACGCGCGAGCAGTTCCACGACATGGTCGAGTCGTGCAAGGAGGACATCCGCGCGGGCGAGGCTTTCCAGATCGTCGTCAGCCAGCGATTCAGCGTCGACACGCACGCCGACGCGCTCGATGTCTACCGCGCCCTGCGCGCGAGCAACCCCAGCCCCTACATGTATCTGCTCCGCCTGCCGCACCCTGACGGCGGCGCGTACGACGTCGTCGGCAGCTCGCCGGAGGCGCTCGTCAAGGTGACAGGCGAACGCGTTATCACGCACCCGATCGCCGGTTCGCGCCCGCGCGGCAAGACCCCGGAACACGATCAGGAGCTCGCCGACGACCTGCTGGCCGACCCCAAGGAACGCAGCGAGCACCTCATGCTCGTCGACCTGTCGCGCAACGACCTGCAGCGCGTCTGTCGCGCGGGCACCGTCGAGACGGTCGAGTTCATGAACATCCGCAACTACAGCCACGTCATCCACCTCGAGTCGACCGTCATCGGCGCACGCCGTGACGACGTCACCGCCTACGACGTGCTCGAGGCGGCGTTTCCCGCGGGCACCCTCTCGGGCGCGCCGAAACCACGCGCGATGCAGATCATCGAATCGCGCGAGGGCACCCGTCGGGGCATCTACGGCGGCGTCATCGGCTACTTCGACCTCGCGGGCGACGCCGACGCCGCCATCGCCATCCGCACCGCCGTGCTCAAGGACGGTGTCGCGCACGTCCAGGCGGGCGCCGGCGTCGTCGCCGACTCGGTGCCGGAGAGCGAATACCAGGAGACGATCAACAAGGCCGCCGCGGCGTTACGCGCCGTCGCGACCGCCGACGGCATGACGGGAATCGCATGAGCACCTTCACGACGAAACGCAGCGTCATCCTGCTCAGCCTCATCGCGGCCGTCCTCGCCGCGATCGTCTCGGGGCGCACGTGGATCAACGGCTCCCTCAACGATGGCGTCATCGCGAGCAGCAAGGTCGACGTCACGGGCAACCAGGCGGTGCCCGGCTACTTCGGCATCGCCCTCGTCGCCGTGGCCGGCGTCCTTGCCGCCGCGACGGCCGGCCGCATCGCGCGTTGGCCCGCCGCGCTCGTCTCGCTCATCGCCTCGGTCGCGCTGCTCGTCGTCACGCTGCTGACGCTGGGCGACCCGGCCTCGGCGGTCAAGACTCGGATGACGTCCGTCACCGGCCACAACGGTGAGGCCGTCGCGCGCGGCACGTTCACGCCATGGTTCTGGGCCGCGGTGTTCGCCGGCCTGCTCAGCGTCGCCGCGTCCCTGCTGGCGCTGCTCGGCGTGCGCCGCTGGGCGGGGCTGTCGAGCCGCTACGACGCGCCGACGGAGACCAAGGCGCCGACCACGCACGAGAGCGACTGGGATCTCATGAACCGCGGCATCGACCCGACGGACACCGAGACCGCCCCCGGCTCGCACGAGCCGGACGGGCCTGACACAATGACCCAGAACAGTTCATCAACGCGCGTGACGGAGACGTCGGCTGCGCAGCACGGCTCCAAGGAGAAATGACGATGTCCGGAGACAGCCCGTACCTCGACCACGGCCACAGCCCCGCCGCCTGGACGGGCGTCGGCATCTGCATGGTCGGTTCGCTCCTCATCGCGTTCGGCGTGTACTTCGGCAACGAACTGCTCGACATCATCGGCGCGGTCCTCGTCGTCGGCGGCGGCGTCGTCGGGTGGCTCATGGGCAAGGCGAACCGCCGCAGCGCTGCCGCGCACGGCTCGATGGACTCCGAGCGCAAGCCCGCCTGATCCACGCCGCGGCCTGACGGGCCCGGCGCGCGCCGTGACCACACGCTGGAACCGGCGGCGCCGTGCCCTGTCACGCTGATTGGATTCGACCGTGACCACTGTTCTCGACTC
This region of Dermacoccus nishinomiyaensis genomic DNA includes:
- a CDS encoding HGxxPAAW family protein gives rise to the protein MSGDSPYLDHGHSPAAWTGVGICMVGSLLIAFGVYFGNELLDIIGAVLVVGGGVVGWLMGKANRRSAAAHGSMDSERKPA
- a CDS encoding Trp biosynthesis-associated membrane protein; the protein is MSTFTTKRSVILLSLIAAVLAAIVSGRTWINGSLNDGVIASSKVDVTGNQAVPGYFGIALVAVAGVLAAATAGRIARWPAALVSLIASVALLVVTLLTLGDPASAVKTRMTSVTGHNGEAVARGTFTPWFWAAVFAGLLSVAASLLALLGVRRWAGLSSRYDAPTETKAPTTHESDWDLMNRGIDPTDTETAPGSHEPDGPDTMTQNSSSTRVTETSAAQHGSKEK
- a CDS encoding anthranilate synthase component I, with product MTAAAEPETSLAADLTWGATWPSVELFEHLAGGRRVIPVVRKLLADAETPIGIYRKLARDEPGTFLLESAEHGGVWSRYSFIGAASRATLTERDGDVVWLGDVPTGLPTTGLAVDALRASLQALHTERIAGLPPLTSGFVGAIGYDAVRRWEKIGNHADDVLAIPDVTMLLATDLAVMDHQDGSLLLVANAVNFDGLEPGARAAYDDAVARLDAMQTRLVEPAASTVAIPHERAQDVRSSHTREQFHDMVESCKEDIRAGEAFQIVVSQRFSVDTHADALDVYRALRASNPSPYMYLLRLPHPDGGAYDVVGSSPEALVKVTGERVITHPIAGSRPRGKTPEHDQELADDLLADPKERSEHLMLVDLSRNDLQRVCRAGTVETVEFMNIRNYSHVIHLESTVIGARRDDVTAYDVLEAAFPAGTLSGAPKPRAMQIIESREGTRRGIYGGVIGYFDLAGDADAAIAIRTAVLKDGVAHVQAGAGVVADSVPESEYQETINKAAAALRAVATADGMTGIA